The genomic interval CCTTGCAGCGTTCTTTCCCCAATCCTGGCGACGCCGACAAAATCCGCCAGATCTTTCGGGAGACGCTGGACAACGATGGTTTGGGCATGAACGCGCGACATGCAGACGAGCGGATTCGCTTCGACTATCCGATCGCCGTCTTGGCGGCGGTAAAAGAGTGAGTTGCCCGCGAAAAGAGGGAGCATACGATGCAGTGGCTGAAGCGTTTGCTGTGGGTCCTGGTAAGTGGAATCGGTGCTTGGGCGGTCAGCGTGATTGCGCTGAGCCGTGGCGAGAGCATCAACGCCATGTGGTTCGTCGTCGCCGCGCTGTGTGTGTATGCCATCGGCTATCGCTTCTACAGTAGTTTCATTGCCGCCAAGGTGTTCGCCCTTGACGATGCCCACGTCACGCCGGCGGTGCGTCACAACGATGGGCGCGACTTCGTGCCCACGAATCGCTGGGTAGTGTTCGGGCATCACTTTGCCGCCATCGCCGGCCCTGGACCATTGATTGGCCCGACGCTGGCCGCGCAGTTCGGATACTTGCCCGGCACGTTGTGGATTCTTGCTGGAGTGGTGCTCGGTGGCGCGGTCCAAGACTTTTGTGTCTTGTGCGGGTCCGTGCGCCGCGAAGGCAAGTCGCTCGGTCAGATGGCCAAGGAAGAAATCAGCCCACTCGGCGGATTCATCGCGATGATCAGCATCATCATGATCATCATCATTCTGATTGCCGTGCTTGGGTTAGTGGTCACAAACGCGCTCAAGAGCAGCCCGTGGGGGACGTTTACCGTCGGTGCGACCATTCCCATCGCCTTGTTAATGGGCTGGTACATGCGCTTCGTTCGTCCAGAGAAAGTGCTGGAGGCGACGATCATCGGGCTTGTGCTACTGGCGTTCGCGCTGGTGGGCGGACGCTGGGTGGATGAGCATCCCACCTTGGCTGCGTGGTTTACTTTCGGCGGCCCGCAGATTGCCCTTATGGTCATTACCTACGGCTTTGCCGCTTCGGTGGTGCCAGTGTGGCTGTTGCTGGCGCCGCGCGATTATTTGAGCACGTTCATCAAGATTGGCACGGTGGTCGCCCTGGCTGTCGGCATCCTGACCACCATGCCGGAAATCCATCTCCCCGCGCTCACCCGCTTTGTTGATGGCACCGGCCCGATCTTTGCCGGCAATGTTTTTCCCTTTGCGTTCATTACCATTGCTTGCGGCGCGATTTCCGGTTTCCATTCGTTGATCTCCTCCGGCACGACGCCCAAGTTGATGACCAACGAAACCGACGCGCAGATGATCGGTTACGGCGCCATGCTGATGGAATCGTTCGTCGCTATCATGGCGATGATTGCTGCCGCTGCGTTAGAGCCAGGCGTCTACTTTGCGGTCAACAGCCCGGCGGGTGTGGTGGGGAGCACTGCTGCGGCGGCGACTGCGACGATTAGCGGCTGGGGCTTCCCGGTGACAGTCGAACAGATGGACGTGCTGGCCAAGGATATTGGCGAGAAGACGCTCTTTGCCCGCACCGGCGGTGCCCCGAGTTTAGCAGTGGGAATGGCACATATTTTCGCTAACTCGCTGGGCGGACGCGCGGTGATGGCTTTGTGGTATCACTTCGCCATTATGTTCGAGGCGCTGTTCATTCTTACCACGCTGGACGCTGGCACCCGTGTCGGGCGTTTCTTATTGCAAGACTTACTCGGCCACATCTGGGCACCGCTGGGACGGACGAGTTGGTATCCGAGCATCATTGTGACCAGTGGCCTTATGGTCGGAGCGTGGGGATACTTCCTCTATCAAGGCGTCATCGATCCACTCGGCGGTATCAACAGCCTGTGGCCCTTGTTCGGTATTGCCAACCAGTTGCTGGCAGCGATTGCCTTGTGCGTGGTGACGACGATCCTACTCAAGAACAGCCGCGCGCATTACGCGTGGATCTCGCTGGCGCCGTTGGCGTGGCTGCTGGCGGTGACGATGACCGCCGGGTACCAGAAACTGTTTCATTCGCACGTGCGCATTGGCTTTCTCGCTCACGCCGCCGACCTGTCGGCAAAACTCGCGGCTGGGCAGATTCCTGCCGCGAAGATTGCCGAAACCCAGACCCTCATTTTCAACGATCAACTTGATGCCGCGATTACTGCATTGTTCATGGTGCTAGTCATTGTCATCGTGGTGGAGTCCGTGCGCGAATGGGTCCGCGTGCTCGGTGGACGACATCCCGCGCCGGTCGCCGAATATGCGGCGGCGGATTGAGGATGTTCAGGATTGTGAGGAGTGAGGAAGTCTCTCTCCTCATATGGATCGGCTAACTGCGTCGCAACAGATCGTACCAATAGAAAGCCGTCACGACCAAGGAATGGGTAATCTTTCCGTGGCGCACGAGGTCGGGAAGTTCCGCAGCTGGGACGAGCAGGACTTCGGTTTCTTCTGTCGTATCGAAATGGGTCTCGAAGCGTTTCTCGACGCTGCGGGCCAGGAAGGTGTGGCAGCGGTTGCTTTGAATCGCTGGGTTGGGGTGGATGGAGCCCAGCTCGATAATGTCGTCCGAATCGTAGCCGGTTTCTTCTTGCATCTCGCGGCGGGCGGCGTGCAACGGCGAGAGATCGTGAGGGTCCACCATGCCACCGGGAATCTCCAGCGTGATGTGATCAACGCCATGGCGATACTGGTGGATGAGCACCACTTGGTCATCCGGGGTGACCGGGATGATGTTTACCCAGTCGCCACTGTCGAGTACGAAAAAGTCATGCTCGCGACCGTCGCGCGGAGAGCGGTTGCGATGTTTCTGCAATCCGAAAATGCGACAGGTGAACACCGTCTCGGAGTCGAGGCGTTGCCAAGGTTGGAGGTTCTTGGGGGAGTTGTTAGGCATGAGCTTGTAGTTCTTAGTTGGCAGTTGATAGTTTATAGTTTCAGGATAATGAAGATACTGCGTACTGAACACTAGCCACTCGTAACTAAAGACTAATCACTAAGAACTAACAACTTGCCGCTAAAACAGCCGCCGATACTCGATCGCCGGGCACCGATCCATGACCACGGTAAGTCCTGCGGCTTGCGCTTTGCGGGCCGCCGGTTCGTGAATGACGTCGAGTTGCAGCCACAAAATTTGCGCACCCGTGGCAATGGCATCGTCAGCAATCTCATCGACAAACTCCGGGCGGCGAAAGACATCGACCATGTCAACTTTCTCGGGAATGTCGCGCACCGAGGCATAGCAGCGTTCGCCGAGAATGGTAGTCGCGGTCGGGTTGACGGGGATAACCCGATGTCCTTTGGCCTTGAGCAGGGCAGCGATCATATGGCTGTCACGATCCGGGTCGGGAGAACAACCCACGACCGCGATGGTTTTGGGCTGGGCAAGAATGCTGCGGATGACTGCGTCCGCTGGGTTTTCAAACGCGCTCATAGGATAGCCTCAACAGATCTTCAAAGGATTTTTCTAGACAGCGCCGGATTTCGACCATGCGTGCGCGGAAAGCCTCTTCGCCTTGCATGGCGGGGTCGTCGATGTCGCCTTCTTCTCCGGCGAATTCTTTCAAAGTGAATATGGGTTTCCCCGCAGCTTCGGGGTAGGCGTCGAGCATCTGTTTCTGCTCCTGCGTCATGGCGAGAATGAGGTCGGCTTGGGCGACGAGGTGTCGATGCCGCTTAAGGTCGATGGAGGAGAGGTCGGTCTCGCGCAACTGAATGTCATGGTCGCGGAGGACCATGCGCGCGTCGAGCGACGGCAGCATGTTATCGCGCGCGTAAATGGCGACGCCG from Deltaproteobacteria bacterium carries:
- a CDS encoding NUDIX hydrolase, coding for MPNNSPKNLQPWQRLDSETVFTCRIFGLQKHRNRSPRDGREHDFFVLDSGDWVNIIPVTPDDQVVLIHQYRHGVDHITLEIPGGMVDPHDLSPLHAARREMQEETGYDSDDIIELGSIHPNPAIQSNRCHTFLARSVEKRFETHFDTTEETEVLLVPAAELPDLVRHGKITHSLVVTAFYWYDLLRRS
- a CDS encoding carbon starvation protein A, which produces MQWLKRLLWVLVSGIGAWAVSVIALSRGESINAMWFVVAALCVYAIGYRFYSSFIAAKVFALDDAHVTPAVRHNDGRDFVPTNRWVVFGHHFAAIAGPGPLIGPTLAAQFGYLPGTLWILAGVVLGGAVQDFCVLCGSVRREGKSLGQMAKEEISPLGGFIAMISIIMIIIILIAVLGLVVTNALKSSPWGTFTVGATIPIALLMGWYMRFVRPEKVLEATIIGLVLLAFALVGGRWVDEHPTLAAWFTFGGPQIALMVITYGFAASVVPVWLLLAPRDYLSTFIKIGTVVALAVGILTTMPEIHLPALTRFVDGTGPIFAGNVFPFAFITIACGAISGFHSLISSGTTPKLMTNETDAQMIGYGAMLMESFVAIMAMIAAAALEPGVYFAVNSPAGVVGSTAAAATATISGWGFPVTVEQMDVLAKDIGEKTLFARTGGAPSLAVGMAHIFANSLGGRAVMALWYHFAIMFEALFILTTLDAGTRVGRFLLQDLLGHIWAPLGRTSWYPSIIVTSGLMVGAWGYFLYQGVIDPLGGINSLWPLFGIANQLLAAIALCVVTTILLKNSRAHYAWISLAPLAWLLAVTMTAGYQKLFHSHVRIGFLAHAADLSAKLAAGQIPAAKIAETQTLIFNDQLDAAITALFMVLVIVIVVESVREWVRVLGGRHPAPVAEYAAAD
- a CDS encoding CoA-binding protein, with product MSAFENPADAVIRSILAQPKTIAVVGCSPDPDRDSHMIAALLKAKGHRVIPVNPTATTILGERCYASVRDIPEKVDMVDVFRRPEFVDEIADDAIATGAQILWLQLDVIHEPAARKAQAAGLTVVMDRCPAIEYRRLF